The following are encoded in a window of Alosa sapidissima isolate fAloSap1 chromosome 12, fAloSap1.pri, whole genome shotgun sequence genomic DNA:
- the LOC121678245 gene encoding cystathionine gamma-lyase-like isoform X1, whose protein sequence is MASHSQNDVSTGFRDEFKSFATDAIHVGQEPEQWKSMAVVPPISLSTTFKQYGPGNHAGFEYSRSGNPTRNCLERAVAALDGAQHCMALASGLAATMTITHLLKAGDGIVCMNDVYGGTNRYFRRIASEIGMDVSFADCTKPEVLKSALKPNTKLVWIETPTNPTMKVVDIKACAEIAHQHNKDIVVVVDNTFMSAFFQRPLALGADICMYSATKYMNGHSDVVMGLVSVNREDLYDRLKFLQNALGPVPSPFDCYLCNRGLKTLHLRMRQHFKNALAAAKFLEADPRVDRVIFPGLPSHPQHELMKRQCTGCPGMITFYIKGKLEHATTFLSNLKLFALAESLGGYESLAEHPAIMTHASVPEEERVVLGISDTLIRLSVGLEEEQDIIDDLDQALAAAHPKKK, encoded by the exons ATGGCTTCACACTCTCAGAACGACGTTTCAACCGGCTTTCGGGATGAATTCAAGTCTTTTGCCACAGATGCCATACACGTTGGCCAGGAACCGGAGCAGTGGAAGTCAATGGCCGTTGTGCCACCAATATCCCTTTCAACCACGTTCAAACAGTATGGTCCAGGAAATCATGCA GGGTTTGAATACAGTCGAAGTGGAAACCCCACAAGAAATTGCCTTGAGAGAGCTGTAGCAGCCCTGGATGGTGCTCAACACT GTATGGCTCTGGCTTCTGGCTTGGCTGCCACAATGACGATAACGCATTTGCTGAAGGCAGGAGATGGGATTGTGTGCATGAATGATGTTTACGGAG GAACCAACCGATACTTCAGAAGGATAGCTTCTGAAATCGGTATGGATGTTTCCTTTGCGGACTGTACGAAGCCTGAAGTTTTAAAATCTGCTCTTAAACCAAACACAAAG CTGGTATGGATCGAAACCCCAACCAATCCTACCATGAAAGTTGTGGACATCAAAGCCTGTGCTGAGATTGCACACCAGCACAATAaggacattgttgttgttgtggacaACACATTCATGTCAGCTTTCTTTCAG CGCCCCCTGGCTTTGGGAGCTGATATCTGCATGTACTCTGCAACAAAGTACATGAACG GTCATAGTGACGTTGTCATGGGTCTTGTCTCTGTTAACAGGGAGGATTTATATGATCGACTGAAGTTTTTGCAGAATG CTCTTGGGCCTGTGCCGTCCCCATTTGACTGCTACCTGTGCAACCGGGGCCTGAAGACCCTCCACCTCAGGATGAGGCAACACTTCAAGAATGCCCTCGCTGCGGCTAAGTTCCTGGAGGCTGACCCCAGGGTGGACAGGGTCATTTTCCCTG GTCTGCCCTCCCACCCGCAGCACGAGCTGATGAAGAGGCAGTGCACTGGCTGCCCAGGGATGATCACCTTCTACATCAAGGGCAAACTGGAGCACGCCACCACCTTCCTTAGCAACCTCAAG TTGTTTGCACTCGCTGAAAGCCTTGGGGGTTATGAAAGTTTGGCAGAGCATCC GGCAATCATGACCCATGCATCAGTGCCTGAAGAGGAGAGGGTTGTTCTGGGCATCAGCGACACCCTCATCCGCTTGTCCGTGGgcctggaggaggagcaggacatTATTGATGACCTGGACCAAGCCCTTGCTGCTGCT
- the LOC121678245 gene encoding cystathionine gamma-lyase-like isoform X2 has translation MTICYGLQWEFHLRRKMGFEYSRSGNPTRNCLERAVAALDGAQHCMALASGLAATMTITHLLKAGDGIVCMNDVYGGTNRYFRRIASEIGMDVSFADCTKPEVLKSALKPNTKLVWIETPTNPTMKVVDIKACAEIAHQHNKDIVVVVDNTFMSAFFQRPLALGADICMYSATKYMNGHSDVVMGLVSVNREDLYDRLKFLQNALGPVPSPFDCYLCNRGLKTLHLRMRQHFKNALAAAKFLEADPRVDRVIFPGLPSHPQHELMKRQCTGCPGMITFYIKGKLEHATTFLSNLKLFALAESLGGYESLAEHPAIMTHASVPEEERVVLGISDTLIRLSVGLEEEQDIIDDLDQALAAAHPKKK, from the exons ATGACTatct GCTACGGCTTGCAATGGGAGTTTCATCTAAGACGGAAGATG GGGTTTGAATACAGTCGAAGTGGAAACCCCACAAGAAATTGCCTTGAGAGAGCTGTAGCAGCCCTGGATGGTGCTCAACACT GTATGGCTCTGGCTTCTGGCTTGGCTGCCACAATGACGATAACGCATTTGCTGAAGGCAGGAGATGGGATTGTGTGCATGAATGATGTTTACGGAG GAACCAACCGATACTTCAGAAGGATAGCTTCTGAAATCGGTATGGATGTTTCCTTTGCGGACTGTACGAAGCCTGAAGTTTTAAAATCTGCTCTTAAACCAAACACAAAG CTGGTATGGATCGAAACCCCAACCAATCCTACCATGAAAGTTGTGGACATCAAAGCCTGTGCTGAGATTGCACACCAGCACAATAaggacattgttgttgttgtggacaACACATTCATGTCAGCTTTCTTTCAG CGCCCCCTGGCTTTGGGAGCTGATATCTGCATGTACTCTGCAACAAAGTACATGAACG GTCATAGTGACGTTGTCATGGGTCTTGTCTCTGTTAACAGGGAGGATTTATATGATCGACTGAAGTTTTTGCAGAATG CTCTTGGGCCTGTGCCGTCCCCATTTGACTGCTACCTGTGCAACCGGGGCCTGAAGACCCTCCACCTCAGGATGAGGCAACACTTCAAGAATGCCCTCGCTGCGGCTAAGTTCCTGGAGGCTGACCCCAGGGTGGACAGGGTCATTTTCCCTG GTCTGCCCTCCCACCCGCAGCACGAGCTGATGAAGAGGCAGTGCACTGGCTGCCCAGGGATGATCACCTTCTACATCAAGGGCAAACTGGAGCACGCCACCACCTTCCTTAGCAACCTCAAG TTGTTTGCACTCGCTGAAAGCCTTGGGGGTTATGAAAGTTTGGCAGAGCATCC GGCAATCATGACCCATGCATCAGTGCCTGAAGAGGAGAGGGTTGTTCTGGGCATCAGCGACACCCTCATCCGCTTGTCCGTGGgcctggaggaggagcaggacatTATTGATGACCTGGACCAAGCCCTTGCTGCTGCT